A stretch of DNA from Methanoplanus endosymbiosus:
TCAAATGTAGGTCTTATTGTGGATGACGTACAGAGCGTGCTTCAGGTATCTGAAGATGACATAGACCAGATGGATGAGACGATGTCAAAGGAAGCATATGTAAAGGGCATTATTAAGATCGGAAAGGAAGGGGATGAAAAGAAGAACCTTGTAATCTGGATGGATATTGCAAAAATATTATCAGATACCCTTACAGAAGCCTAAAAATTAAAACCTTAAATTTAAAAACAGATTTTTTTAAAGAGAGATCAGGACATCCTGATAAATAAACAGATAAATAAACTATTTAATATCCGGAAACAACTGCTATCTCCGGATAAATACCCAAATATACAGACAGGTGGTTAATATGAAGAAAACAGAAGAACAACTGAAAAAAGAGCTTACAGAGAGAGAAAAAGAGTTAGTTTTCCTTCACAGCATATCAAATATTGTGGACAGTCAAGGCAAAAACGCTGATAACATCATCGTGGAAATAATAAAACGCCTCCCCGGCGCATTGCAGTATCCTGATATTGCATGTGCAGAGGTCAATTTAAAGGGACAGAAATTCAGAACCGAACCATTCAGGGAGACTGAATGGAATATGTCAGAGCAGCTTAAGGTTGAAGGAAGAGCAGTTGGTGAGATCACAGTCTATTACATGGAAGAAAAGCCAGGCTTTGATAAAGATCCGTTCTTAAAAGAGGAAAAAACTCTGCTTGAGATACTTTCTGAAAGGATGAGCAAAATAATTGAGAGGATGTGGTCAGAAGAGGCACTGCTTGAAAAAACAAAGGAGATCATTAAATTATCAACTCCTGTTACACAGATATGGAAGGACATCCTGATTCTGCCGCTCATCGGCACACTGGATTCTGAGAGAACCCTTCAGATGATGGAAGAGCTTCTGATAAAGATTCGTGATACTGGTGCAAGATTCATCATTATGGACGCAACCGGAGTAGGGACAATAGACTCAGCAGTTGCTGCAAATATCCTGAAAACCTCACAGGCTGTAAAGATGCTCGGATCACATATGATCTTTACCGGAATTAAACCTGAAGTTGCGATGACAATGGTGCATCTCGGAATAGACCTTGGCGATATAACAACAAGAGCAACCCTTCAGGAAGGTGTAGAATATGCCCTCAATGAAAAGGGTCTTACTATTGTCAGAAAGAGCATGGTCATTCAGGAGCATTAGGCCATGGACAGAATACCAATTCTGAAACTGCAAAGCT
This window harbors:
- a CDS encoding STAS domain-containing protein; its protein translation is MKKTEEQLKKELTEREKELVFLHSISNIVDSQGKNADNIIVEIIKRLPGALQYPDIACAEVNLKGQKFRTEPFRETEWNMSEQLKVEGRAVGEITVYYMEEKPGFDKDPFLKEEKTLLEILSERMSKIIERMWSEEALLEKTKEIIKLSTPVTQIWKDILILPLIGTLDSERTLQMMEELLIKIRDTGARFIIMDATGVGTIDSAVAANILKTSQAVKMLGSHMIFTGIKPEVAMTMVHLGIDLGDITTRATLQEGVEYALNEKGLTIVRKSMVIQEH